One genomic region from Anaerolineae bacterium encodes:
- the carB gene encoding carbamoyl-phosphate synthase large subunit: protein MPKRDDVKKVLIIGSGPIIIGQACEFDYSGTQACKALRSLGYEIVLVNSNPATIMTDPGTADVTYIEPLNVKVLTDIIKIERPDALLPNLGGQSALNLSCELAQAGVLDEYNVKIIGVNIDAIKRGEDRTAFKETMERLGIAMPKSQTVNNVEEAEKVAAELGYPVVIRPAYTMGGTGGGLVYNIEELRIIAKRGLYESLITQILVEESVLGWEELELEVVRDAKNQMVTVCFIENVDAMGVHTGDSFCTAPMMTIDPKLQRRLEKYAYTIVEAIEVIGGTNVQFAHDPKTDRVVIIEINPRTSRSSALASKATGFPIAFISALLACGLTLDEIPYWRDGTLEKYTPSGDYVVVKFARWAFEKFKGSEDKLGTQMRAVGEVMSIGKNYKEAFQKAIRSLEINRYGLGFAKNFNKKSLTELMNMLVIPSSERQFIMYEALRKGADIQDLYELTHIKPWFIKQMKELVALEEEILTYKGKMLPDDMLIRAKKDGFADRYLSLLLGISEKDIREKRISLGVVEAWESVAVSGVENSAYYYSTYNAPCKIEVSDRKKIMVLGGGPNRIGQGIEFDYCCVHAAFAIRDAGYESIMVNCNPETVSTDYDTSDKLYFEPLTVEDVLSIYEKEKPEGVIIQFGGQTPLNIAGDLEKAGVKILGTSPETIDLAEDRDRFRKVIHKLGIPQPESGMASTTGKALKIAERIGYPLIVRPSYVLGGRAMEVVYDEEMLLHYMSAAVDVSPERPIMIDKFLENAIEVEADAIADGTDAFVPTVMEHIELAGVHSGDSACVIPPVSIPLKHLETICEYTKKIAIELNVLGLMNIQYAITNDTVYILEANPRASRTVPIVSKVCNISMARLATQVVMGKKISDLNLKPKHIPYFGVKEAVLPFKMFPEVDPLLGPEMRSTGEVLGLADSFGLAYFKAQKATQLSLPIDGTVLITVVDKDKPGVLEPARLFSDLGFKILATNGTHDFLQKHGIESETIRKLGYGRPHIVDAVKNGEIQLIINTPSGKESKDDDSYIRKAAIEYKILNITTTAAALAAAKGIAARKAGKTRVKSLQAYHADIK, encoded by the coding sequence ATGCCAAAACGCGACGATGTGAAAAAGGTACTTATCATAGGTTCAGGCCCTATCATCATTGGTCAGGCATGTGAATTTGATTATTCCGGCACCCAGGCCTGCAAAGCTCTTCGTTCTCTTGGTTATGAGATCGTTCTGGTAAACTCGAATCCTGCAACAATCATGACAGATCCGGGCACTGCTGATGTTACATATATCGAACCTCTTAACGTTAAAGTATTAACAGACATTATCAAGATAGAACGGCCGGATGCCCTGCTGCCGAATTTAGGCGGCCAGTCAGCCCTGAATTTATCATGTGAACTGGCGCAGGCAGGGGTTCTGGATGAATATAATGTAAAGATCATCGGTGTAAATATTGATGCCATTAAGCGGGGAGAAGATCGTACAGCCTTCAAGGAAACCATGGAGCGGCTTGGCATTGCAATGCCGAAGAGCCAAACGGTAAACAATGTCGAAGAGGCTGAAAAGGTCGCTGCAGAACTGGGTTACCCTGTTGTGATTCGTCCGGCCTATACAATGGGCGGCACAGGCGGCGGCTTGGTGTATAACATTGAAGAGCTTCGCATTATTGCTAAACGCGGTTTGTATGAAAGCCTTATAACCCAGATTCTGGTTGAAGAGTCGGTCCTGGGATGGGAAGAGCTTGAGCTGGAAGTGGTACGGGACGCTAAAAATCAGATGGTTACTGTTTGCTTTATTGAAAATGTCGATGCCATGGGTGTTCACACAGGCGATTCTTTTTGCACCGCGCCGATGATGACTATTGATCCCAAGCTGCAAAGGCGTCTTGAGAAATATGCTTATACCATTGTTGAAGCGATTGAAGTTATCGGCGGCACAAATGTTCAATTCGCGCATGATCCCAAAACAGACCGGGTTGTTATTATCGAAATTAACCCGAGAACTTCCAGGTCGTCGGCCCTGGCATCCAAGGCAACCGGTTTCCCGATCGCCTTTATTTCCGCCCTGCTTGCCTGTGGTCTAACCCTGGATGAAATCCCCTACTGGCGTGACGGCACCCTTGAGAAATACACACCTTCCGGTGATTATGTGGTAGTAAAATTCGCCAGATGGGCTTTTGAAAAATTCAAAGGCTCTGAAGATAAGCTTGGAACCCAGATGCGCGCTGTCGGCGAAGTCATGAGCATCGGAAAAAACTACAAGGAGGCATTTCAAAAAGCAATCCGATCCCTTGAGATAAACCGCTATGGTCTTGGTTTTGCCAAGAACTTCAATAAAAAGTCTCTAACTGAATTAATGAATATGCTGGTTATACCCTCAAGCGAACGCCAGTTTATTATGTATGAAGCTCTGCGCAAGGGAGCCGACATCCAGGATCTTTACGAGCTTACACATATTAAACCCTGGTTTATTAAACAGATGAAGGAGCTGGTGGCTCTTGAAGAAGAGATTCTAACATACAAAGGGAAGATGCTTCCGGATGATATGCTCATCCGTGCGAAAAAGGATGGATTCGCAGACAGGTATCTTTCCCTTCTTCTCGGGATTTCAGAAAAGGATATCAGGGAAAAGCGCATTTCGCTTGGTGTTGTCGAAGCGTGGGAATCTGTGGCGGTCAGCGGTGTTGAAAACTCCGCCTATTACTATTCCACCTATAATGCGCCATGCAAAATCGAGGTAAGCGACCGCAAAAAAATTATGGTTCTTGGCGGAGGCCCCAATCGTATAGGGCAGGGAATTGAGTTCGACTACTGCTGTGTGCATGCCGCGTTTGCCATCCGTGATGCAGGGTATGAATCGATAATGGTTAATTGCAACCCTGAGACAGTCTCTACCGATTATGATACTTCGGACAAGCTTTATTTTGAACCGCTTACTGTTGAAGATGTTTTAAGTATTTATGAAAAGGAAAAACCAGAAGGGGTTATTATACAGTTCGGTGGACAAACGCCCCTGAATATCGCCGGAGACCTGGAAAAAGCAGGTGTCAAAATTTTAGGGACTTCTCCTGAAACAATAGATCTGGCAGAGGATCGGGACCGGTTCCGTAAGGTTATTCACAAGCTGGGGATTCCACAACCCGAATCCGGCATGGCCAGCACCACGGGAAAAGCCCTCAAAATAGCCGAAAGGATCGGATATCCATTAATAGTCAGGCCATCTTACGTTTTGGGCGGACGCGCCATGGAAGTTGTTTATGACGAGGAAATGCTTTTACATTATATGTCGGCAGCCGTAGATGTTTCACCGGAGCGCCCCATAATGATCGACAAATTTCTGGAAAACGCCATTGAAGTTGAAGCAGATGCGATTGCCGATGGAACCGATGCCTTTGTTCCCACGGTTATGGAGCATATTGAACTGGCAGGTGTGCATTCCGGCGATTCCGCGTGCGTAATTCCTCCGGTGAGCATCCCTTTGAAACACCTGGAGACCATTTGCGAATACACAAAAAAGATTGCCATTGAGCTCAATGTACTCGGGCTTATGAATATCCAGTATGCTATCACAAACGACACTGTTTATATTCTGGAGGCCAATCCAAGGGCCTCACGCACCGTGCCGATTGTTTCCAAGGTTTGCAATATCTCTATGGCACGGCTTGCCACCCAGGTGGTTATGGGCAAAAAAATCTCTGATCTCAATCTGAAACCAAAACATATCCCCTATTTCGGTGTTAAGGAGGCTGTGCTCCCATTTAAAATGTTTCCTGAAGTCGATCCTCTTCTGGGGCCGGAAATGCGTTCTACCGGAGAAGTTTTGGGGCTGGCTGATTCATTTGGCCTTGCTTATTTTAAAGCCCAGAAAGCAACTCAACTATCACTGCCGATTGATGGGACTGTTCTTATTACCGTTGTTGACAAAGACAAGCCGGGCGTTCTGGAACCGGCCCGGTTGTTTAGTGATTTAGGGTTCAAGATCTTGGCTACAAATGGAACACATGACTTTCTGCAAAAACATGGCATTGAATCGGAAACTATCCGCAAACTGGGATATGGCAGGCCGCATATTGTGGATGCCGTCAAAAATGGAGAAATACAACTGATTATCAACACGCCCAGTGGAAAGGAGAGCAAGGATGATGATTCATATATAAGAAAGGCGGCGATCGAGTATAAGATTTTAAATATTACCACTACGGCTGCGGCGCTGGCAGCTGCCAAGGGCATTGCTGCTCGAAAAGCGGGAAAAACCAGGGTAAAATCTCTTCAGGCTTATCATGCGGATATCAAATAA
- a CDS encoding amidophosphoribosyltransferase: MGGLFGSVSKEDCVNDLFYGTDYHSHLGTKRGGMAVKNSKGFTRSIHNIENDYFRSKFEPDLPFLKGNKGIGVISDNDSQPLIIGSHLGSFAIVTVGKINNIEELVRKEFAKKMHFSETSGGVTNPTELAAMLICEKGSFEEGIENAQQLIQGSCSMLLLTENGIFAVRDRLGRTPVAIGKKEGAYAASSETCAFPNLGYDIEKHLGPGEIVFLTPDGYEQRKKPESKMQICTFLWVYYGYPASDYEEINVESVRYRCGYALAKNDETKVDFAAGVPDSGIAHAIGYANEKKIPYKRPFVKYTPTWPRSFMPQNQHRRDIVAKMKLIPVRSMIEGKKILFCEDSIVRGTQLQDNVQVLFDYGALEVHMRPACPTLIYPCNFLNFSASRTTLDLASRKAIRELEGKDDKFLDEYATGGSERNMAMIDEIRKKLKLTSLKFQKLEDLVKAVGLPKNKLCTHCWDGSGYFK; the protein is encoded by the coding sequence ATGGGTGGTTTATTTGGAAGTGTTTCAAAAGAAGATTGTGTCAATGATCTGTTTTACGGGACCGATTATCATTCTCATCTCGGCACAAAACGTGGTGGCATGGCTGTTAAAAATTCTAAAGGATTTACAAGGTCTATTCATAACATTGAAAACGACTATTTCCGGTCCAAGTTTGAGCCTGATCTTCCATTTTTAAAGGGGAACAAGGGTATCGGAGTTATCAGTGACAACGATTCTCAGCCGCTTATTATTGGTTCGCATTTGGGATCATTCGCAATCGTTACGGTTGGAAAAATTAACAACATTGAGGAGCTGGTCAGGAAAGAATTTGCAAAAAAAATGCATTTTTCCGAGACCAGCGGCGGCGTGACAAACCCGACGGAACTGGCGGCAATGTTAATTTGTGAAAAAGGCTCCTTTGAAGAGGGAATTGAAAATGCTCAACAACTCATTCAAGGCTCATGTTCAATGCTTTTGCTTACGGAAAACGGAATTTTTGCCGTAAGGGACAGATTAGGCAGAACACCTGTTGCTATTGGAAAGAAAGAAGGCGCCTATGCAGCATCCTCAGAAACATGCGCATTTCCCAACCTTGGATATGATATTGAAAAACATCTTGGGCCGGGCGAAATTGTCTTTCTGACGCCGGATGGATATGAGCAGAGAAAAAAGCCGGAAAGCAAAATGCAAATATGCACTTTTCTGTGGGTCTATTACGGTTATCCGGCATCTGATTACGAAGAAATCAATGTGGAGTCGGTCAGGTATAGATGTGGATACGCCCTTGCAAAAAATGACGAAACAAAAGTAGATTTTGCCGCAGGGGTGCCGGACTCTGGAATCGCTCATGCAATCGGCTATGCAAATGAAAAAAAAATCCCGTATAAGCGCCCATTTGTTAAATACACACCAACCTGGCCCAGAAGCTTTATGCCGCAAAATCAACACAGAAGAGATATTGTTGCAAAAATGAAACTGATCCCGGTTAGATCGATGATAGAGGGTAAAAAGATTCTTTTTTGTGAAGATTCAATTGTAAGGGGTACCCAGTTGCAGGATAATGTTCAAGTATTATTCGATTACGGAGCGCTGGAGGTGCACATGCGCCCTGCCTGCCCGACCTTAATTTATCCATGCAACTTTCTCAATTTTTCAGCATCGCGGACAACACTTGATCTTGCCAGTCGAAAAGCAATTAGAGAACTTGAAGGAAAAGATGATAAGTTTCTGGATGAATATGCCACAGGCGGATCAGAAAGAAATATGGCAATGATAGATGAAATAAGAAAAAAATTAAAACTTACATCATTAAAATTTCAAAAGCTGGAAGACCTTGTGAAGGCGGTTGGTCTGCCAAAAAATAAATTATGCACCCACTGCTGGGATGGGTCCGGTTATTTTAAATAA
- a CDS encoding DUF933 domain-containing protein, whose product MKIGIIGLPGSGKTTIFEVLTHNIIDAGHKGETRIGTIKVPDKRVDILSNMYKPKKTIYAQVAYFLPGFQGQGKEPAKDYNVWNEVRDCDALIQVVRNFGGYGFENPDPYNDFFNLDQEMILADLVVVEKRLERIELEKQRHKKIDQEELALLTECQKNLENEIPLRKNPEFASAPALKGFAFVSANPRLVLFNNEDDDDTMPNLKDITSKESCMIIRGKLEQELAHMSDEEAEDFLSEFNIAASAMDRVISRSYELQGLISFFTVGEDEVRAWTIKKGTQAVDAAGVIHTDIRKGFIRAEVVLYEDLINAGTYHEARKRGTVRLEGKTYEVRDGDIINFRFNV is encoded by the coding sequence ATGAAAATAGGGATTATCGGTCTTCCCGGATCAGGGAAAACAACTATATTTGAAGTATTAACCCACAATATAATTGATGCAGGGCATAAAGGGGAAACCCGTATAGGCACAATCAAGGTGCCTGATAAACGTGTTGACATATTAAGCAATATGTATAAACCCAAAAAAACTATTTATGCTCAGGTCGCATACTTTCTTCCAGGATTTCAAGGACAGGGCAAAGAACCGGCAAAAGATTATAATGTCTGGAATGAAGTAAGAGATTGCGACGCCTTGATACAGGTGGTGCGTAATTTCGGCGGATATGGTTTTGAAAACCCTGATCCATACAACGATTTTTTCAATCTTGATCAGGAAATGATTCTTGCCGATCTTGTTGTTGTGGAAAAGCGCCTTGAACGGATTGAATTAGAAAAACAAAGGCACAAAAAAATCGACCAGGAAGAACTTGCTCTTTTAACCGAATGCCAGAAAAATCTCGAAAATGAAATCCCTCTTAGAAAAAATCCGGAGTTTGCTTCTGCGCCTGCTCTTAAAGGATTTGCCTTTGTTTCAGCCAACCCCAGGCTTGTTCTCTTTAATAACGAAGATGACGATGACACCATGCCTAATCTGAAAGATATAACTTCTAAGGAGAGTTGCATGATAATAAGGGGCAAATTAGAACAGGAGCTTGCCCATATGTCTGACGAAGAGGCAGAAGACTTTCTTTCCGAATTTAATATTGCCGCATCTGCCATGGACAGGGTGATCAGCCGGTCATACGAACTCCAGGGGCTTATATCATTTTTTACAGTTGGTGAAGATGAGGTGAGGGCATGGACAATAAAGAAAGGAACTCAGGCCGTTGATGCGGCAGGCGTTATCCATACAGACATAAGAAAAGGATTCATACGCGCAGAGGTGGTTTTGTATGAGGATTTGATAAATGCCGGCACATATCATGAAGCAAGAAAAAGGGGCACTGTAAGGCTAGAGGGTAAAACCTACGAGGTGCGGGATGGGGATATAATTAACTTTCGCTTTAATGTTTGA
- a CDS encoding divergent polysaccharide deacetylase family protein, whose protein sequence is MTIKTKKTKQKKVFFSKNKAKKTYLKKAIAGLSLLVVLVVVAGFLAHYLLLRTQPAQPAKKKQTFKIPVFEIYPKADKVLRKPDYKQKLIPKALPKVAIIIDDIGYEQKVAEEFLSLDTVLTFSVFPQAPFQQRIIREAHAKGFEIMLHLPMEPNEYPEVDPGPDALLTSMSPDELIDQLNKDLDAVPLIKGVNNHMGSKMTTESTRMYQIFSVLKQRGLFFVDSLTTSESLCKPSARLLKIPFGQRDVFLDHVPEPDFIRRQIKGLIRIAEIHGTAVGIAHPHEVTYEVFREELPELQKKVRLVPASSIVQIIN, encoded by the coding sequence ATGACTATAAAAACAAAGAAAACAAAACAAAAAAAAGTATTTTTCAGCAAGAATAAAGCTAAAAAAACATATTTAAAAAAGGCGATTGCAGGGCTGTCTCTGTTGGTGGTGCTGGTAGTTGTCGCCGGTTTTCTGGCGCATTACTTATTGTTGCGAACGCAACCTGCGCAGCCGGCCAAAAAAAAACAGACATTTAAAATACCTGTCTTTGAAATATATCCCAAAGCGGACAAGGTATTACGCAAACCTGATTATAAACAAAAGCTTATACCAAAAGCTCTGCCAAAAGTGGCAATTATTATAGATGATATTGGCTATGAACAAAAGGTTGCTGAGGAATTTTTAAGTCTTGATACCGTACTTACATTTTCCGTGTTTCCGCAGGCCCCTTTCCAGCAAAGAATTATCAGGGAAGCCCATGCAAAAGGGTTTGAAATTATGCTTCACCTGCCAATGGAGCCTAATGAATATCCTGAGGTTGACCCGGGTCCTGACGCTTTACTTACATCCATGTCTCCTGATGAACTTATCGATCAGCTCAATAAAGACCTGGATGCCGTTCCTTTAATTAAAGGGGTCAACAACCATATGGGTTCAAAAATGACAACCGAATCCACCCGAATGTATCAAATCTTTTCCGTGCTGAAACAAAGAGGGCTCTTTTTTGTTGATAGTCTTACAACGTCTGAAAGCCTTTGCAAGCCATCGGCTCGTCTGCTTAAGATTCCTTTTGGTCAACGGGATGTTTTTCTTGATCATGTGCCTGAGCCTGACTTTATTCGCAGGCAGATAAAAGGATTGATTCGCATTGCCGAAATTCATGGCACAGCTGTAGGGATTGCGCATCCGCATGAAGTAACATATGAGGTTTTTCGTGAAGAGCTCCCCGAACTTCAAAAAAAGGTGCGCCTTGTTCCTGCCTCAAGTATTGTACAGATCATTAATTAG
- a CDS encoding S41 family peptidase produces the protein MTIKKKQNIKIWFIMIIALIFWSIGPGFYHDLSASSDETYKGLKLFSDVIELVEKNYVDEVDTKELIQKAIQGMVSSLDPHSALLPPEAFEELQIGTHGEFGGIGIVITMQQGIITVISPIEGTPAYQAGIKAGDKIIKVDGELTKDMMLWEAVKKMRGPKGKQIVITIIREGVSKPIDFRLIRDIIPVISVKSLVLQPGYGYIWITNFQDNTTDELKLALAKLESGDVPLKGLVLDLRDNPGGLLNQSISVTDLFLEKGKIVSIKGRLKEHTQIFRAHPNEVKRDYPIVVLINGGSASASEIVAGALQDHKKAIIIGTTSFGKGSVQTVETLRDGYGLKFTIARYYTPSGRSIQAQGIIPDIEVKQRTIEQEEADKDLMKEKDLKNHLEAEPDTRKDTGEKKDTGKKQGHPSMHESLTLERLLEDNQVMRALDILRSYAILSS, from the coding sequence ATGACAATAAAGAAAAAACAAAACATTAAAATTTGGTTCATAATGATAATCGCTTTAATATTCTGGTCGATCGGGCCCGGATTTTACCACGATCTTTCAGCAAGCAGCGATGAGACATATAAAGGGCTTAAACTGTTTTCCGATGTCATTGAACTGGTTGAAAAAAACTATGTTGATGAGGTTGATACAAAAGAATTAATTCAAAAGGCTATTCAGGGAATGGTAAGCAGTCTTGACCCTCATTCTGCATTGCTTCCGCCCGAGGCTTTTGAAGAGTTGCAGATCGGTACCCATGGTGAATTCGGCGGCATTGGTATAGTTATAACCATGCAACAAGGTATTATTACCGTTATATCTCCAATCGAAGGCACCCCTGCTTACCAAGCCGGAATAAAGGCTGGAGATAAAATTATCAAGGTGGACGGTGAATTAACCAAGGATATGATGCTGTGGGAAGCTGTTAAGAAGATGAGAGGTCCAAAAGGAAAGCAGATAGTTATAACAATAATAAGGGAGGGAGTATCAAAACCGATAGATTTCAGGCTGATTCGTGATATTATTCCGGTTATAAGCGTAAAGTCGCTTGTTTTGCAGCCCGGATATGGATATATCTGGATCACCAATTTCCAGGACAACACAACCGATGAGCTAAAGCTGGCTCTGGCAAAGCTTGAATCCGGTGATGTCCCGTTAAAAGGGCTTGTTCTTGATCTTCGAGACAATCCAGGCGGACTTCTTAACCAGTCAATTTCGGTGACAGACCTGTTTCTTGAAAAGGGTAAAATCGTATCCATCAAAGGACGGCTGAAAGAACATACACAAATTTTCAGAGCTCATCCAAACGAGGTAAAACGGGACTATCCTATTGTTGTGCTGATTAACGGGGGAAGCGCCAGTGCATCCGAAATTGTGGCAGGCGCGCTTCAGGATCATAAAAAAGCCATTATCATCGGGACTACCTCTTTCGGCAAGGGATCTGTTCAAACAGTAGAAACGTTAAGAGACGGATATGGGCTTAAATTTACAATCGCCAGATATTATACCCCGAGCGGAAGATCTATTCAGGCTCAGGGTATTATACCTGATATAGAGGTAAAACAAAGAACCATAGAGCAGGAAGAGGCTGATAAGGACCTGATGAAGGAAAAGGATTTAAAAAATCATCTTGAAGCAGAGCCGGATACAAGAAAAGACACAGGTGAAAAAAAGGATACCGGGAAGAAACAGGGGCATCCATCCATGCATGAGTCCCTTACGCTTGAAAGGCTGCTTGAAGACAACCAGGTTATGCGAGCTCTTGATATCCTTAGAAGTTATGCGATTTTAAGCAGTTAA
- a CDS encoding peptidoglycan DD-metalloendopeptidase family protein: MKKSYFISLVFIIFIVAGSIVFLHSAVAVGFQSNETGIITVPKLNMRSEPGIDKPLIKTLKKGTKVIILTHCNNWLKIQHNDQIGYIRYLKHYVRIVQSEPIDNLSDVDTKIKTAKQKAKDVSSKLEKQEIALQNFTEKEVAVINSLNETDIALNNAVKRVSALRFELASLETDIQKATRAFNDLQKMIKTSEDYASNRLVAVYKLNLIGKMNVLASAESINDFFQRKITMEQILAHDGKTWGKLVKNKDSLQRLLDRMNAQKTKKLLLETDLNKQIHIMSNENKKRSKLLFDIQSKKRLGLAAIQALKQTADALDRTIQSLSRMPDKVKNISHGTFSSFKGLLKMPVKGKIIHFFGRQTNSQSKTVNFKTGIDIKADRGEPICSVYDGYILFSNWFKGYGNMIIVDHGNNFCTVYAHAEELFKEKGDYVEAGEVVATVGDTGSMIGPKLYFELRHHGRPVNPLEWLKG; encoded by the coding sequence GTGAAAAAATCCTATTTTATATCGCTTGTTTTTATAATTTTTATTGTTGCCGGCAGTATTGTGTTTTTGCATTCTGCTGTGGCTGTCGGTTTTCAATCAAATGAAACAGGCATTATAACCGTGCCGAAGCTTAATATGCGATCAGAACCCGGAATTGATAAACCTCTTATCAAAACGCTTAAAAAAGGGACAAAAGTAATAATATTAACACACTGCAATAACTGGCTTAAAATTCAGCATAATGATCAGATCGGTTATATTAGATATCTAAAGCACTATGTTCGGATCGTTCAAAGCGAACCAATTGATAATTTAAGTGATGTTGACACTAAAATCAAAACAGCCAAACAAAAGGCAAAAGATGTCAGCAGCAAACTGGAAAAACAAGAGATTGCGCTGCAAAACTTTACAGAAAAAGAGGTTGCCGTTATCAACAGCTTAAATGAGACAGATATTGCCCTAAACAATGCCGTAAAGCGTGTTTCAGCCTTGCGATTCGAGCTTGCCTCACTTGAAACAGACATTCAGAAAGCAACTCGTGCATTCAACGACCTCCAGAAAATGATTAAAACAAGCGAAGATTATGCATCCAATCGTCTTGTTGCTGTCTATAAATTAAACCTGATTGGTAAAATGAATGTTCTTGCATCTGCCGAATCGATCAACGATTTTTTTCAGCGTAAAATTACCATGGAACAGATACTTGCTCATGATGGAAAAACCTGGGGAAAACTTGTAAAAAACAAGGATAGTCTGCAACGGCTGTTGGACAGAATGAATGCTCAAAAAACAAAAAAGCTTTTGCTTGAAACAGACTTAAATAAACAGATCCACATTATGTCTAATGAAAATAAAAAACGCTCGAAACTTCTTTTTGATATACAAAGCAAAAAAAGGCTTGGATTAGCCGCCATTCAAGCATTAAAACAGACAGCAGATGCTCTGGACCGGACGATTCAATCCTTGAGCCGGATGCCTGACAAGGTTAAAAACATATCGCATGGAACTTTTAGCTCCTTTAAAGGGTTGCTTAAAATGCCTGTTAAGGGTAAAATAATACATTTTTTTGGCCGACAGACCAACAGCCAAAGTAAAACAGTAAATTTCAAAACAGGTATTGATATTAAAGCCGACAGAGGCGAACCCATATGTTCGGTATATGATGGATATATACTTTTTTCCAACTGGTTTAAAGGTTATGGGAATATGATTATCGTAGATCATGGAAATAATTTCTGCACGGTCTATGCGCATGCTGAGGAGCTCTTTAAGGAAAAGGGCGATTATGTTGAGGCGGGTGAAGTTGTTGCCACGGTTGGCGATACAGGTTCAATGATCGGCCCGAAACTCTATTTTGAGCTTCGTCATCACGGAAGACCGGTTAATCCGCTTGAGTGGCTTAAGGGTTGA
- the ftsX gene encoding permease-like cell division protein FtsX: MILYFKRAFQDIRTNKFLNAVTIITIFLSILIVSALVLFFLNTNDYMNSWKKGIRIIAYLKPDIVEANLVDIKNKIQGLYGVAEAEFISKEEAMKRLREQMKRQSSLLNGLKENPLPHAFEISLTGQFANSERIENLAVKIESLPEIDDVEYGRKWIGRFVKLFDLFRLTGYAMSGIFFMAAVFIVVNTIRLVIYSRREEIEIMRLVGATDRFIKTPFYIEAVIQGALGGIIGLAVLFAAYIYISINVEQGLSSDLLHVRFLSLRLSGTIILCSMLVGWLGCFISLRQFLKE, from the coding sequence ATGATTCTTTATTTTAAAAGAGCCTTTCAGGATATCCGAACCAACAAATTTCTGAATGCAGTAACAATTATTACAATATTTCTGTCAATACTTATAGTCAGTGCTCTTGTTCTTTTTTTTCTCAACACAAACGACTATATGAATTCCTGGAAAAAGGGAATAAGAATAATAGCATACCTCAAACCGGATATAGTTGAAGCAAACCTTGTTGATATAAAAAACAAGATTCAGGGGCTCTATGGGGTTGCCGAGGCCGAATTCATATCAAAAGAGGAAGCCATGAAGCGGCTTAGAGAGCAGATGAAACGGCAATCTTCCCTTCTTAATGGACTCAAGGAGAATCCACTTCCCCATGCCTTTGAAATAAGTCTTACAGGGCAGTTTGCAAACAGTGAAAGGATTGAAAATCTGGCGGTTAAGATTGAATCACTTCCTGAAATAGATGATGTTGAATATGGCCGGAAATGGATCGGACGATTTGTTAAGCTCTTTGATCTGTTCAGGTTAACAGGGTATGCCATGAGCGGTATTTTCTTTATGGCCGCTGTCTTTATCGTAGTCAACACTATCAGACTTGTAATCTATTCAAGGCGTGAAGAGATTGAAATAATGCGTCTGGTTGGAGCTACCGACCGATTTATCAAGACCCCCTTTTACATTGAAGCCGTTATTCAGGGTGCGCTTGGAGGAATCATCGGGCTTGCCGTATTATTTGCCGCTTATATATATATATCAATCAACGTTGAACAGGGGCTATCTTCCGATTTGTTACACGTCAGGTTTCTTTCGCTCAGGCTGTCCGGCACAATAATATTGTGCAGTATGCTTGTTGGATGGTTAGGCTGTTTTATTTCTCTGAGACAATTTTTAAAAGAATAA